The following proteins come from a genomic window of Carcharodon carcharias isolate sCarCar2 chromosome 10, sCarCar2.pri, whole genome shotgun sequence:
- the LOC121283402 gene encoding mucin-6-like yields MGQWKCINFLCPGRCSIEGSSFVTTFDSRQYRFHSVCIFVLVKSPMIPGNGHIEAQFEKSGVKSTETSLSAIIYTSDKIKITFLNLGMVYVNYQIQSLPFLKDHLEACHHIEKNLNMTLRKHGLKNSRGNLDKIA; encoded by the exons atggggcagtggaAATGCATTAACTTCCTGTGTCCAGGCCGATGTTCCATTGAAGGCAGTTCATTTGTTACGACATTTGATTCAAGACAGTATCGATTCCACTCAGTCTGCATCTTTGTGCTGGTCAAA AGTCCAATGATACCTGGCAATGGACACATAGAGGCACAATTTGAGAAATCTGGTGTGAAGTCCACAGAAACCTCTTTAAGTGCCATAATTTACACCAGTGATAAG ATAAAAATTACCTTCCTGAATCTGGGCATGGTATACGTGAATTATCAGATCCAGAGTCTACCCTTCCTGAAAG ATCACCTTGAAGCATGCCACCACATTGAAAAAAATCTCAACATGACATTGAGGAAGCATGGACTGAAGAACAGCAGAGGAAACCTGGACAAGATAGCTTAG